One region of Syntrophobacter fumaroxidans MPOB genomic DNA includes:
- the rnfB gene encoding RnfABCDGE type electron transport complex subunit B encodes MDPALIKLALGGLALLGCIGLFFGIGLALAAHKFAVEANPKVEEVLEVLAGAQCGGCGYAGCEGYAEAVVNDPDVPPNLCFPGKAAVAEAVAEMTGKKLGSVENMVAFLRCARVEGKVSEKYRYIGHGSCSGANLAFGGPQSCLFACIGLGECAKNCPFSAIAMVGGLPRIDTGLCVGCGVCVKICPKSSLELIPAKARVVVHCSTRGSGKMVKEVCDAGCISCRMCIKACPAGAIAVDNDVLVIDHGKCAGYGPGCGEVCAEKCPRKILRRYASSSATESLVKAAG; translated from the coding sequence ATGGACCCCGCCTTGATCAAACTGGCCCTCGGCGGCCTTGCCCTGCTCGGATGCATCGGCCTGTTCTTCGGAATCGGGCTTGCTCTTGCGGCCCACAAGTTTGCGGTTGAAGCCAATCCCAAGGTGGAGGAAGTTCTCGAGGTTCTCGCCGGCGCACAGTGCGGGGGTTGCGGCTACGCCGGCTGCGAGGGTTACGCGGAAGCCGTGGTGAACGATCCGGACGTTCCACCGAATCTCTGCTTTCCGGGCAAGGCCGCGGTGGCGGAAGCGGTGGCGGAGATGACGGGCAAAAAGCTCGGATCCGTGGAAAACATGGTGGCCTTCCTGCGGTGCGCAAGGGTCGAAGGAAAGGTATCCGAGAAGTACCGCTACATCGGTCACGGCTCCTGTTCGGGCGCCAACCTCGCCTTCGGCGGCCCTCAGAGCTGTTTGTTCGCCTGCATCGGGCTCGGGGAATGCGCGAAAAACTGCCCGTTCAGCGCCATCGCGATGGTGGGCGGGCTGCCGCGTATCGACACCGGGCTGTGCGTCGGCTGCGGGGTCTGCGTCAAGATCTGTCCCAAGAGCAGCCTGGAATTGATCCCCGCAAAGGCCAGGGTCGTCGTGCACTGCAGCACGCGGGGTTCCGGCAAGATGGTAAAGGAAGTGTGCGACGCGGGATGCATTTCCTGCAGAATGTGCATCAAGGCCTGCCCGGCGGGGGCAATCGCCGTGGACAACGATGTGTTGGTCATCGACCACGGCAAATGCGCCGGGTACGGCCCGGGATGCGGCGAAGTGTGCGCTGAAAAATGCCCCAGGAAGATTCTGCGCCGCTACGCATCGTCATCGGCAACGGAGAGCCTTGTCAAGGCCGCGGGTTAA
- a CDS encoding FAD:protein FMN transferase, translating into MQAEDRFPFKQRFLNRRSFLKMSGLLGLGVASAAIISPWAETVRFNGKMHKVSRTRLGIGTFVSMTLIHESKDRAEEAIAAANREIDRLVALMNRFDPATPLAGLNREGFLKDAPEELIEVVQSALHYHALCNGCFDCTVAPVIDLFQKKMGGENPVFPEESEIRALLTLVGSDKIDLKGRSISFRESGMAVTLDGIAKGYIVDKAAEAIERHGISNFLINAGGEIRTRGEAGRKPWTVAVQDPGKRSQYPQVIKVRDATIATSGNYEVFFDREKMFHHIVDPKNGHSPAFATSVSVMARTTMESDALATAVFVMPPADGVGLVNSLPWCESLVISNNGSMLKSRGWPGTAA; encoded by the coding sequence ATGCAGGCGGAAGATCGTTTCCCTTTCAAACAACGGTTCTTGAACAGGCGCTCATTTCTGAAGATGTCCGGTCTGCTCGGCCTCGGAGTCGCCTCGGCCGCCATCATATCCCCCTGGGCCGAAACCGTCCGGTTCAACGGCAAGATGCACAAGGTTTCCAGGACAAGGCTCGGGATCGGGACTTTTGTCTCGATGACCTTGATCCACGAATCGAAGGATCGGGCCGAGGAAGCCATCGCGGCCGCAAACCGGGAAATCGACCGGCTGGTCGCCCTGATGAACCGGTTCGACCCCGCCACCCCGCTGGCCGGGCTGAACCGGGAGGGGTTTCTCAAAGACGCGCCCGAAGAGCTGATCGAGGTGGTCCAAAGCGCTCTTCATTATCACGCGCTCTGCAACGGCTGTTTCGACTGCACGGTCGCACCCGTGATCGATCTATTCCAAAAGAAGATGGGAGGGGAGAATCCCGTCTTCCCCGAAGAGAGTGAGATACGGGCTCTGCTGACGCTCGTGGGTTCCGACAAGATCGACTTGAAAGGCCGCTCGATCTCTTTCCGCGAGAGTGGAATGGCCGTCACGCTGGATGGAATCGCCAAAGGCTATATCGTGGACAAAGCCGCTGAAGCGATTGAGCGGCACGGGATTTCCAACTTTCTCATCAATGCCGGCGGCGAAATCAGAACCCGGGGGGAAGCCGGCAGGAAGCCGTGGACCGTCGCGGTGCAAGACCCGGGAAAGAGAAGTCAGTACCCCCAGGTCATCAAGGTGCGGGATGCAACGATTGCCACTTCGGGCAATTACGAGGTCTTTTTCGACCGGGAAAAGATGTTCCATCACATCGTCGACCCCAAAAACGGGCATTCACCGGCCTTTGCGACGAGCGTATCCGTCATGGCCAGGACCACCATGGAATCCGACGCTCTGGCAACGGCGGTTTTCGTGATGCCCCCCGCCGACGGCGTCGGTCTCGTCAATAGCCTTCCCTGGTGCGAATCCCTCGTGATCTCAAACAACGGTTCCATGCTCAAATCGAGGGGTTGGCCCGGGACGGCGGCCTGA
- the gyrA gene encoding DNA gyrase subunit A, with product MDLKTINIEDEIKLSYLDYAMSVIIGRAIPDVRDGLKPVHRRIFYAMHELRNDFNKPYKKSARIVGDVIGKYHPHGDSAVYDALVRMAQDFSMRYQLVDGQGNFGSVDGDPPAAMRYTEVRMNRIGHEFMRDIEKETIPFQPNYDNTILEPVVLPARIPNLLLNGSSGIAVGMATNIPPHNLRELCAGLLAMLDDPDITVRDLMRYIPGPDFPTAGFICGCVGIKDAYETGRGTIKMRARVEVEESGRRNHLIITELPYQVNKARLLERIAELVKQKKIEGIQDIRDESDREGMRVVLTLRQGDEPRVIENQLYKHTALESSFGVIMLAVVDNKPEVLNLKGVLNNFLDFRRLVIIRRTQYELAQAEKRAHILEGLKRALDHLDEVISLIRAAKTPPEAKQGLMERFEFSDVQAQAILEMRLQRLTGLEREKIIEEYQEIIKEIERLRQILSSAALVDQVIREEIKELTDQYGDLRKTEILAEAGELCIEDLIAAEEMVVTISRAGYIKRTPLSVYRSQRRGGKGRTGMSTREEDLVTSLFTASTHDYLLVFTNRGQVYWLKVYEIPEVGPSALGKAIVNLLPVQKDERIQTVLPVKEFKEGFFAVMATRNGVIKKTDLSAYSNPRSTGIRAIVLDDDDELISVCVTDGSHDLFLMSRAGKSIRVNEREFRPLGRVSRGVRGMKLDGSRMVGMDVIEEGKAILVITEKGFGKRTNAEEYRCQSRGGKGVLNIRVTERNGSVVGFRQVGEDEQILMITDHGRLIRMPVAQISRIGRVTQGVKLMNLNEGEKVVDVAVLPESESESEESRENEES from the coding sequence ATGGATTTGAAAACAATAAACATAGAAGACGAAATCAAGCTTTCGTATCTCGACTATGCGATGAGCGTCATCATCGGGAGGGCCATCCCGGACGTCCGGGACGGCCTCAAACCGGTTCACCGGCGCATCTTTTACGCCATGCACGAGTTGAGAAACGACTTCAACAAACCATATAAGAAATCGGCCCGCATCGTGGGTGACGTCATCGGTAAGTACCACCCCCACGGCGACTCGGCCGTCTATGACGCCCTGGTCCGCATGGCCCAGGATTTTTCCATGCGCTACCAGCTCGTGGACGGCCAGGGAAACTTCGGATCGGTGGACGGCGATCCGCCCGCGGCGATGCGGTATACCGAAGTGCGCATGAACCGGATCGGCCATGAGTTCATGCGCGACATAGAAAAGGAAACGATTCCTTTTCAGCCCAACTACGACAATACGATTCTGGAACCGGTGGTCCTGCCGGCCCGCATCCCAAATCTGCTGCTCAACGGCTCGTCCGGGATCGCCGTGGGGATGGCCACCAACATTCCTCCCCACAACCTGAGAGAGCTGTGCGCCGGCCTCCTGGCCATGCTCGACGACCCCGACATCACGGTGCGGGACCTCATGCGTTACATTCCCGGTCCCGACTTTCCCACGGCCGGATTCATCTGCGGTTGCGTCGGGATCAAGGACGCCTACGAAACGGGGCGCGGCACGATCAAGATGAGAGCGCGCGTGGAAGTGGAAGAATCGGGCAGGCGAAACCACCTCATCATCACCGAGCTTCCCTACCAGGTGAACAAGGCCCGCCTTTTGGAGAGGATCGCCGAGCTTGTCAAGCAGAAGAAGATCGAGGGCATCCAGGACATCCGGGACGAATCCGACCGGGAAGGCATGCGCGTGGTTCTCACCCTGCGCCAGGGCGACGAGCCTCGAGTCATCGAGAACCAGCTCTACAAGCATACCGCCCTTGAGTCGAGCTTCGGGGTCATCATGCTCGCGGTGGTGGACAACAAGCCGGAGGTCTTGAACCTCAAGGGGGTTTTGAACAATTTTCTCGACTTCAGGCGCCTGGTGATCATCCGACGCACCCAGTATGAGCTCGCACAGGCCGAGAAGCGGGCGCATATCTTGGAGGGGCTGAAACGCGCGCTCGACCACCTGGACGAGGTCATCAGCCTGATCCGGGCCGCCAAGACGCCGCCCGAGGCGAAGCAGGGGCTCATGGAGCGGTTCGAGTTCAGCGACGTCCAGGCCCAGGCCATATTGGAAATGCGGCTGCAGCGCCTGACCGGGCTCGAGCGGGAAAAGATCATCGAGGAATACCAGGAGATCATCAAGGAAATCGAGCGACTGCGGCAGATCCTGTCGTCAGCGGCCCTGGTTGACCAGGTCATCCGCGAGGAAATCAAGGAGCTGACGGATCAATACGGGGACCTGCGCAAGACGGAGATTCTTGCGGAAGCCGGGGAACTGTGCATTGAGGACCTCATCGCCGCCGAAGAGATGGTCGTCACCATATCCCGGGCGGGATACATCAAGCGCACCCCCTTGTCCGTGTATCGCAGCCAGAGGCGGGGCGGGAAGGGCCGGACCGGCATGAGCACCAGGGAAGAGGACCTGGTCACTTCCCTTTTCACCGCTTCCACTCACGACTATCTGCTCGTCTTCACCAACCGGGGTCAGGTCTACTGGCTCAAAGTTTACGAAATCCCCGAAGTCGGGCCGTCGGCGCTCGGCAAGGCCATCGTGAACCTCCTGCCCGTTCAGAAGGACGAACGCATCCAGACCGTTCTTCCGGTCAAGGAATTCAAGGAAGGTTTTTTTGCCGTCATGGCCACCCGGAACGGCGTCATCAAGAAGACCGACCTTTCGGCCTATTCCAACCCGCGATCCACCGGGATCAGGGCTATCGTCCTGGACGATGACGACGAGTTGATTTCGGTGTGCGTCACGGACGGGAGCCACGACCTGTTCCTGATGAGCAGGGCGGGGAAATCGATCCGGGTAAACGAGCGGGAATTCCGCCCGCTGGGAAGGGTGAGCCGGGGTGTGCGCGGGATGAAACTGGACGGCAGCCGGATGGTGGGAATGGATGTCATCGAGGAGGGGAAGGCCATCCTGGTGATCACCGAGAAGGGTTTCGGAAAGCGGACCAACGCGGAAGAATACCGTTGCCAGAGCCGTGGAGGCAAAGGGGTCCTCAACATCCGGGTGACCGAACGCAACGGCAGCGTCGTCGGCTTCCGGCAGGTCGGAGAAGACGAACAGATACTCATGATCACCGATCACGGGCGCCTCATCAGGATGCCGGTGGCCCAGATCAGCAGGATCGGCCGCGTGACGCAAGGCGTGAAACTGATGAACCTCAACGAAGGAGAGAAGGTCGTGGATGTGGCCGTGCTTCCCGAATCGGAATCGGAATCCGAAGAGTCCAGGGAGAATGAGGAGAGCTGA
- a CDS encoding NAD(P)H-dependent glycerol-3-phosphate dehydrogenase, producing the protein MKPGGPIGVVGAGSWGTTLAQVIADKGFEVDLWVFEPELCKTIRETRQNDLYLPGVVLSGRINAHNDLDRVVKNHDLLIMVVPSHVYRNVATAMIPFLKPDAVVVNATKGIENDTLLTMSGIWREVLPPGLQVRVLCLSGPSFAREVARKVPTAVTLAGDELQTAKAVQHVISTGYFRIYTSLDKIGVEIAGASKNVIALAAGVSDGMSFGYNSRAALITRGLAEITRLGVKMGSNPLTFLGLAGIGDLLLTCTGDLSRNRTVGIQLGQGRRIKDILAEMRMVAEGVKTAKSIHFLARRIGVEMPICEQVYRVIYEDKDPRVVVRELMERDLKHELELGH; encoded by the coding sequence ATGAAACCCGGGGGACCAATCGGAGTCGTGGGAGCGGGAAGCTGGGGCACGACCCTGGCGCAGGTGATCGCCGACAAGGGATTCGAAGTCGACCTTTGGGTCTTCGAACCGGAACTGTGCAAGACCATCCGCGAAACGCGTCAAAACGACCTGTACCTGCCGGGCGTGGTCCTCAGCGGGAGAATCAACGCCCATAACGATCTCGACCGCGTGGTGAAGAATCACGATCTGCTGATCATGGTCGTGCCGTCTCACGTGTATCGGAACGTCGCCACGGCCATGATTCCCTTTCTGAAGCCCGACGCCGTGGTGGTGAACGCCACGAAGGGGATCGAAAACGACACCCTGCTGACCATGTCCGGCATCTGGCGGGAGGTACTGCCTCCCGGTCTGCAGGTGCGGGTGCTGTGCCTGTCCGGGCCCTCTTTTGCCAGGGAGGTCGCGCGGAAAGTCCCGACCGCCGTCACCTTGGCGGGAGACGAACTGCAGACGGCGAAAGCCGTGCAGCACGTTATTTCAACGGGGTATTTTCGGATATACACGAGCCTTGACAAGATCGGCGTGGAAATCGCCGGAGCATCCAAGAACGTGATCGCTCTCGCGGCGGGCGTTTCCGACGGCATGTCCTTCGGGTACAACTCCCGCGCCGCCCTGATCACTCGAGGGCTGGCCGAGATCACCCGCCTCGGGGTCAAAATGGGTTCCAACCCGTTGACGTTCCTTGGCCTGGCCGGAATCGGCGACCTCCTGCTCACGTGCACCGGCGATCTGAGCCGCAACCGCACGGTGGGGATCCAGCTTGGCCAGGGCCGCAGGATCAAGGACATCCTCGCCGAAATGCGCATGGTCGCCGAAGGCGTGAAGACGGCAAAATCCATCCATTTCCTGGCCCGGCGCATCGGGGTGGAAATGCCCATTTGCGAGCAGGTCTACCGCGTGATCTACGAAGACAAGGATCCCCGGGTCGTGGTCCGGGAGCTCATGGAAAGAGACCTCAAACACGAGCTTGAGCTCGGTCACTGA